TCATCCTAAGTGAACAAGCACGTGAGTGTGCTACTCTGCTGCCCCTCAATTATTTCAGCACCCCTCTACTGTGGGATGTAGCATCCACTTTGGTAAGACTgatacaggatgacagtgttcaaagaaagaatttttaaaatctcagttacacagttaaaaaaaaaaaacaacatttaacctattcacaaatattttaaagtcctaattttattctttaggGTGCTACACGCTTAGTGGTGCttcagtgctgggaactgaacccaggtctgcatgcATACagctagccctttgagccacctctctAGCACTtgaaatctgtatttttaaaaggacaaGCACTTTTTGTAAGTAGCTTCACATGGGAACTTAACGACGTGTTGCTTTAGCCCCTGGTTTGAGAAATTCCGAGGGAATTTCTCAGAATTCTCGATTTTGTGTGTAGTTAATATTTCTCTATCAAAAAATGCTGGTTTAGGTTATATAATTAGAAATGCTACACATAATAGATTAAAATAAGTCACTGACAAGTCACAGAGTTCATTTCCACTTATAATACTGGGAGAACCACTGAAAGGATGTATTCAGTTTGGCCAAACGCTTACCTTATTTAAAAATGGCTGTGGGGCTGGCACTGATGGATTGTACTGCAGCTGAGACGTGGCGCTATGCTGATGCTCTGGCTGGCACTGGTACATTGACAGCGCTCCAGCATAGCATGTCTGAGGAGTTGCCATGATGGGCTGAAGATTTAGTTCTTGCGTTTGGCTTTCAGGAACTTGTAAACATGAGACAAACTCTTCTAAATGAGAAGAAGTTGTAGGGTagagagatggttcaaaattCCCTGTGGGAAAATCTAACTGTTGAGCACCCTTGGAATGTTCTGGTAACACAGACTGATCACAGGGAATAAAGTTCTGCGTATAAGGCATTGTCTCAATCTCAGGTTTGTAGGGCAACTCTTGGTTGGTCCCGGGTAAATCTGAAAAGACATACTGGAGATCCTGTTGAGGACAACTCAAAGGCACAGACGGAGTAGTGCTCCAGTTTGCCAACATGCCATTGACTTGCATGTGCTTCATTTTCTGACATAACTGCTGCTgctccccggctctgtgctttggaGGAGGCTGTAGTGGCTGCTGCTCCAGCTGGAGGTTCTCCTGTACCATACAGGAGGCTGACTTAGGAACCACGGGCTGTTGGTAACCTGAACACACGAAGGCAGACTTATTTAGGGAATCTTGAACATAAGTCAGGATGTCATCTACGTCAATGTCTCGGAAGTCCTCTTCACTAGCAAGGTCAGTTCTGAAAAAATCTTCATTCTGCTGCATCTGTTTGATATCTTCAAAGTCAACACCCAGGTAtttcataatattatatatgtcacTATTTTTATTATCTGAAAGCCCTGGGCTCATTTCCTGAGGCTGGCCAATTTGTTCATGCTTCAGGATGTCATTTTCTTGTGGTACAACACTGTATTGCAAGCTATTGAAATCATTTATAGatctattaaaaaaattgctttcaaaAGGTATGTTACTTGCAGTAGGATAGTGGTAAATAGACTCATCTTGTTGTGTGATGGCACCAAGGACAGAGCTGGGATGAACAGAATCCATATTTAGACTTAATTTGGCAGCAGAATCTTTACTTGCATCATTTTGCGTCTGTTTTTGTAAGGAATCCATTATGGACTGCAAAGGACTGGCTAATTCATACAACACTGCTTCTCCAGTGGTAAACATAAAAGGTAGCTTTGTATTTCGTTTTCGTAAATGTTCTACTCCTTCTTCTTCCCTAAAATTGTGTATAAGAGTGTGCAATTATTAGGAAGTTATATCATCTACATCTAAAATTAAGCAgaacaccaaaaaaataataatttgagtggtttttttttctttttgggtcacacccagcgatgcacggggttattcctggctctgcactcaggaattaccccctggtggtgctcaggggaccatacgggatgctgggaatcgaaccctggttggctgcgtgcaaggcaaacaccctacctgctctggtatttctccagccccaatcatttgAGTTTGAAAACAAGAAACTACTTTgccatttttttccctaatgaCCAGTGTTATAATGTTTATAGACAGATTAAATGATTTGTAATTTGTACAAAAACTTAGTATAGTCACTTATACTATCCTACACAAAAAAATCAGTATGAACTGGCAaatcaatcttttaaaataagtgaTGAAAATATACATAAGTGGCTACATTTGTGTTTATAAACAATAGAATGCAACAGAACATATTTTACTGGTTATAGCAAATGAAATGCTCTACCACcattaattctatttaaaaagtcACCACAAATTTCAAAGGcctgaaattaagaaaatgttccCTAATTTGTCAGTAACAAAGAAAATTGGGGGGAAAAATACCTTAATAATTTATggagggaaaaaaacccaaagagagaaagagtaaataaTGGTGAACAGACACGATGTACAAGAAATATCAGTAAGGCAAAGTTGAAAAATGCCAAAGTATATGGAGAAATTATCTGCTAAAATTCACTAATCATGATTAGTAGATAGATGGGACTTTTATCcccaatattaacattttaaatttggaataagataaaaataaaatagtactgTTAATTCTACTCAGGAAGCCATATGTAGTGTAGGTTGATcatatccaaggcaaacacctagcTGTATTATCTGTACTAAGGATCTACCTGAATTCAATTTGCAGttccacatatagtctcctgagcatacCCCAATATGtctcatttacaaaaaaaaaaaaaaaaaaaatcgaaaaaAAACCCTATATTTTTAACAGGAAATCTTGATGAATACAGACACTTAACTATTTATTAAGCCATTTCTTGATGTTAACATATCAAATATCTTGGAACAAAATTAAGTAGAAAGATGTTAATTCTCAAATTAACAACAGATTTTTCAaacataaagaattaaaaatactcCGACGAAAAGTCCTAATAAGATGTATAAACTCATAACAATAGCAAGGTTTAACAGTAAAGAAAATACTTAAGAATATGTTGTTGGTTAAGAAATAAACTACAGACAAAAATTCTTGATAAAAAGTAGTACACAGGAAAAAGATGTTTGTTTCGATAAATATTACAGGTTAACAGGATATCTTACTTAGACATGTATATGTTTAAATTAATCTTGATCCTTATTTCAAGTCACATATATAAATCCtccaaatatttggaaaaagcatcacaatttaaaatttacagaTGGCAGCATGTATCTGTGATTAAAAtctcagaattttattatttttctatccaGTATAGTTCTatgtatttaaatgtttaatgGTTTGTTAATTCTACCTTTTCAATGTTGTTCACCTCAGCTGCCACCTTTCTAAATACACTTTTACAGTAAGTTCTCTTAGaaatcatttttaagtttttatataaaAGACTTATAAACTATAGTGTTATTTAAATGAAACCATCTGAAAACTTTATGCTTACGTCAGAGGTCTTTGAGTTGCAATTATATAGTCTGGTCTTCCATTCTTATAAACTAAGCGTGCGttagattgaacccaggtccatcgATTGCCTTTGGCAAGAAGTCTGAACACTGTCATACCACTCTCTCCAGTCTTAATCACTAAAATACAATGAAAGAGTAAGTGACCATATCAGCATggtaacaaaaatatttgaaacaaagtCTGACACATTTCTGACTTGCTAATAAATACCTTGACAATTTTCATACTgcacaaacaattttttttcatatttgttatATCCTATCTTACACTAAAtgctaaatgaaaaattatagtcGCATAGGGAATCAGAGATATGGCatgatttgggggaggggaagtacAAAACTTGTTTTCAATTGATACCAGTAATGTGTTTCTGATTTGAATCCATTAAAATCAACATAATAGTTCATTTATCCTGATTTATTCATCAGACTATTTATGTTTTGACAATTCCTCAGAGATGAACAGTGGTTAATAGTTTTGCATATTCATACACATACCCCAGAGCCCGACTGCATAATTCAGTGTCACAGACATATTCTCAAACACTGAAGACCTCTGCCACTATCACCTCTTCTCTCAgttcaatttccattttaaatagaGTATTACTATACAATCTATACTATATGTACTATAATGACTCTATCATTCAGATTTAAAACTCCTAAGGAAAAACATGGATAAAATAGTCATTTTCATGGTAATTAAGAGACTATATTCTAGTGTGACAGCAGCAGAATAATTAAGTTACCAAGTAGAAATATATTCAAAGAATTTCTCTTAATGCAATATGCTGCTATACTGCTCCTACAACTTACTCCGGATATGGCATTCAGCACAATACAGCATATCGGCAGCATGAATGAATTGATATCCTGATCCTTTCATGCACAGCTCTGCTTCTGTATAGCCTAAAACAATTGTTCctctgtttaaaaaacaaaaaaatgagaatcAAATTAGTAAATGAAACAATCAACCTATATTAACTGCTCATTCTGTTTTAATAAGAGAATTTACTGGACAGAATTTCACACTAGCTGATATAAAAGATTAACCACATTTATATACACACTTTGCTGATGGttgaaaatttatgttttagatGATTTTGTTCTCCTAAATAAAGACTATGACTACTAAAGATGAATTTGATAGatctgtcactgcatcactgtcatcccgttgctcatcaatttgctcgagtgggcaccagtaacatctctagtgtgagacttgttgttactgtttttggcatatcgaatacgccacaggtagcttgccaggatttgccaTGAATTTGATagatctttaataaaaatttagaatgcATATTACTCCACTATTGAAGGGCAGGACTTCAAACCTCTGCATTCCTATTCTAGAGAAAAGCACAAAGCTTAATGCTACACTATACTTAATTTTCCAGAGTTTACTACAGTTCGAGGGCTAAAAATAAGTTTGCATaatcaaaaatttgaaataaatctgTTTCATTAATGTGCTTAATTTTACTAATATAAGGACATTATCTTTATGTTACTTAATGTGCTTAATCATGAGCTTGAggatatttattttgaaacacagtaagagtaaaaatatttaataacaatgTTATCTGTATGTTTTAATTACTGCACTAAAATATATGCTtgataaaataaagaagttttaCTTACTTGGCATCACAACCAGTAGGTGTGAAGTCTAATTTGTGCTTGGTCCTGAAGATGAAATTTTTGGTTCTGATTTCCAGAATGGACGGGGGTTGAAGTGGAGTAGCTATTGCAAACAAAGCTAACTGCGATGGAAGTACTGATCCATCTTTCCCTTTCTTGTTCTGTCCATGAAGATACTTTAACCTTCCTTGGAAATTCATTGCCTTCAAACACAGAAAACAGTGCACTAAAGgtgtttaaaataattctttttgaaAAGGCACAATCATGGCCATTGTGAGGCAGCAAGTGCTACTTTAAAACTATCTCACAATATTGATAAGTGAGCCATTCCTACAGGAATGTGTGTACAACTCCTTGTACACTAGGCACTCAATATACATTTCTTGGATGTATGAATGACAAATAGTCAAATACACATGAACTTTCATGTATATTGGCTATATCCCATAGCAGAGTTATTTCATAAATCATGATGATCTTTTTCACAGAGCTGAAATACAACtgtaaacaataaaatgaattacGATTAAATCACATAGAAAAAGCAAAACTCCTGTTGTTGGAGGGACCAAACCAGCAGTGTTTGGCGGTCATGTATTAGGAATCAAAACAAGGTCCagaaacatgcaaggcatgtaatTCTACCCTTGGGCACAACAAAGTAGAATTcttaacaaatttaaaagatagagaaaaacaaaaacaatttaaacatGTTCAATCTAActgtatgaaaaaataaatactaggtCAAGCTCCGATTTTGACACCTATGACAGTAGCACAGTTTCCTTTCACAAACAGAAATTCTATCTCAGAAATACCCACTACTTTTTTAATGCTAAGTGCTAGAAAATCTCTAACCAATTGGAACACCTgggtcagaaatattttttttttaaaaaaataagcacaacAGAGTCAGGGACACAGTTGAAAGAGTTGGAGCATGATGCAGCTGCTTTTGACCTTAGCACCAACAGTGTAGCTCCGGTGACGCCCCCATACTTCTCTCTGGTGATGATTCACCAATCATGAATATACAACCGTTTTTCTACAGCagttatagaaaataaatactcATAGAAAATAAATCTTCTAAACACTTTATTAAAGATCATATAATTCTGACGTAACTATCCTATAGACAAAGTAAGTCATAATTTCAACGTTAACTGTACCTTAACACATTGATGCAATCTTAAACCACAACCaggtgtgagccactggtggcaGATAccagtgtcaaaatattgaaagatAGACTTCTCAGCAACAGAAGatattcaaagtataaaataatgattttaacttttcttttatcaaattcttacagattaaaaaaaacaaacctcgaATATAAACAAAGTTTTTTCCCACTTGATCAAATTTTGATAAAAGTAACAGTTTCATACACTTTTTCCTTACCAGAAAACCAGATGAATTATCCAGCAGACATCTAAGACGGCATACGAAGCATCTCTCCATAAATGATGAATTTTCTGGAGGCAGCTGGTCTGGATTATAATAAACTGATGGCTGTGGGAGACCATTAGCTTCTGTAAAAATAACAGCAACACAAATGTAATTTCTGGTTTTGCTGTAAACTAAATGTTTTAAGATCGTAAATCTGTATTTTTTAAGTGTAGTGCGCTTCctcttttggggggctttttcATCGGAGAGAGTAGGGGCCGGGGGTCACTCCCAAGCCACATGAATAAAGGGCATCacacagggaccactcctagcaatACTTTGTCAACTGGGCCTGTGGTCCAATGCAAGGCATGTAATTCTACCTTGAGCCACAATCTGGGCACACCAAACTAGAATTCTTAactaacacattttaaaagacagATGAAACAAATGCAATTTAAACACATTCAATTTAGctctatgaaataataaatattaggtCAAGGTCTGATTTAGACACCAACAggacaaaagtaaaataagatagTTTGTTTCACTTCTCAGAATGTGGTACCAAAGATGGAACCCTTGAATTATCTCTTGCTTTCTTCTAAAGACTATTTCCTaaactaaaaaatgaaatcacaagagaaattaataaaaaaacttATAGTTTGAGTATCTCTCTTGACTACACAGAACATCTATTTGACATGGTATAGATTCATAATTGTCATCACCTTCAACCTTTtctaatgctttttttcttttttaccacttCCACAGACTTCTTAAAATGCtgcctacatttttttcaaactagTATATAGTAGTCTGATTTATCATTTGGTACATTTTAAGTAGAATTTAGACATGTTCCACTATTAACTTCATACATGCCCATCCTTCAGGCAtgtatgagtttttttttaaaaaacaaaacaaatggaattaagggactagagactgaatacagtcagtagggtacttgccctgcaaACAACACCCAGATGCCATACCTAATACCCCATATAagctccctgagtcctgccagggactcaaaacaaaacccaaaaagtaaattgTATTACTAGTTTGACCTTCTCACTAAAGTTCATACATCAAAATTGTCTTCTGACCATTATGCTCTTTGTAATCTGGCTCTGGCCTACAGCTACGAACGTCTTTCCAGCCAACATTCACCATGGATTTCCAGACTCCTTTACAAAATCATCAATAACCACCATCTTTTAGTTAACAGCCTTACCATCAATTCTTTGTCCAGAGTCAGTAGACTGAGAAGGGTTTAATGCCCAGTGTAGCTGACGTTGAAATTCAGCTCGATCTTCAGTGTGGATAAGTTCATATACACTCTGATGTATGACATCGGActgaaaatgagaaaggaaatgatttttaaaatgattcacTGAAATAATCACAAAACCCATAATGATCAGTAAGAGCTTCTTATTGGTGATGAAGTTAAATCAATTACCAAGCTACCTAGTCAGTCCAGGTAGGAAAAGCTAGGAAAAGACTGGCATTTTAACTGATAAATCAAAAATTATTTGCCACCACTTCCCCACACTAAAACTTTTCAGTCAAATATGTCACCATCCCAATTCCTTAGTTATAATATGCTAAGTTCTGCCCATTATATCcatttattcacttttaaaattctacttttatTCAATCTTGCTTGAATGCTTTGTCTTTGATGTCTATAAACAATGATATTCGTGATGAATTTACTGTCCTATTTTCCTACAATTTACATTAGATTTTTACCTCAAGTAGACTATCAGAGTAAGGGATTAATTACCATGATTGTGTTAGAATTCTTCCTTGTTAGAATTCTTCCTCACCTCTTGCAACTCAGGCTTTCCTTAACAAATAGTGttctaatgttttaaaatttcaagtcatggcaaaaaaaacacattttccatttatcacatgtgtgtgcacatatataaacatatgcacacaACAAAGTTCAACAATACACTTTTGAAAGGGATACAATACTCTTCTGATGCTtagaagtgaagaaaataaaaagtgatggCTTTCCAACTATATCAAATTCACTAAGAAACAACtgccaatttttaaaatgggGCCTAAACCATATCAACTATgactattttaaagaatatacagGCTACATGTGcacatgagaaaaaaatggattGAAAGTTAATCTGGCTTCTTAGTGATTATAAACtgtattatcaaatatttaaggCAGTTATGTAACTCACGTTTAAAACAGGCTATCTCATATACATGAAAACATTTCCTTTGAAGTTTAGGGGAAACTGGAGTCTAGATTTTGTGGCAACAGCTAGATTCTACTACTTTAGCTATCTTGATTTAAACCTCTCCAGGAACTTTACCTCTTAACATTAAACCACCTTTACTCCAGAAAAAATAAGTAGTACACTAATGCCAGATTTATCATAAAGACTCAAGTAAGCACAGTTAGCTTAATAGACACTTTTAGTAACTTCCATTCAGTATACAACAGTTTATAGTTTAAGTGTCATTTTGTACAATGGAATACAGCTCTCTTGGTAACATCAATTAACTTAATAGGAATGTACTGCCACAGATTTCATTTTGACCCACTGAGTCAAAATATCTGAGaagctctgcatcactaatcatcagagagatgcagatcaaaacaactttgagataccacctcacaccacagagactagcacacatcc
The nucleotide sequence above comes from Sorex araneus isolate mSorAra2 chromosome 1, mSorAra2.pri, whole genome shotgun sequence. Encoded proteins:
- the AHR gene encoding aryl hydrocarbon receptor, giving the protein MNGSSANITYASRKRRKPVQKTVKPIPVEGIKSNPSKRHRDRLNTELDRLASLLPFPQDVINKLDKLSVLRLSVSYLRAKSFFDVALKAPPAERCEVQDNCTTKFRESLNLQEGEFLLQALNGFVLVVTTDALVFYASSTIQDYLGFQQSDVIHQSVYELIHTEDRAEFQRQLHWALNPSQSTDSGQRIDEANGLPQPSVYYNPDQLPPENSSFMERCFVCRLRCLLDNSSGFLAMNFQGRLKYLHGQNKKGKDGSVLPSQLALFAIATPLQPPSILEIRTKNFIFRTKHKLDFTPTGCDAKGTIVLGYTEAELCMKGSGYQFIHAADMLYCAECHIRMIKTGESGMTVFRLLAKGNRWTWVQSNARLVYKNGRPDYIIATQRPLTEEEGVEHLRKRNTKLPFMFTTGEAVLYELASPLQSIMDSLQKQTQNDASKDSAAKLSLNMDSVHPSSVLGAITQQDESIYHYPTASNIPFESNFFNRSINDFNSLQYSVVPQENDILKHEQIGQPQEMSPGLSDNKNSDIYNIMKYLGVDFEDIKQMQQNEDFFRTDLASEEDFRDIDVDDILTYVQDSLNKSAFVCSGYQQPVVPKSASCMVQENLQLEQQPLQPPPKHRAGEQQQLCQKMKHMQVNGMLANWSTTPSVPLSCPQQDLQYVFSDLPGTNQELPYKPEIETMPYTQNFIPCDQSVLPEHSKGAQQLDFPTGNFEPSLYPTTSSHLEEFVSCLQVPESQTQELNLQPIMATPQTCYAGALSMYQCQPEHQHSATSQLQYNPSVPAPQPFLNKFQNGGVLNETYPAEFSSINNTQLPPLHHPSEARPFPDLTASGFL